GTGCCTGTGCCTGAAGCTGTTGGCTAAGGTCGGTTGGCAGACTTAACGCAAAGGCTAAGCGATCCAAATAGACTTGCTCTTCAAGAGAATCAATGTCGATAGCAAAGCATGAAACTAGATAGAGTTCAGATTTTTGTTCGATGGAGACAATACCTTCAGCCAGCTGTTCCGCAGATAGCGGATGTGCCATAGCGTCGAAAATTAACGCTTTAACATCAGGGTCTAATTTCATCTGCTCCACCGCATTATAGATACGTTGCTGCTCTATTTGATCGATGTGACCATCTGCCTTAGCTGCACTGATCATCGCCTTAACTAAGGTCAGTTGAAACGCGTCAGTGAGCACCGCCGCTGATTGAAAGCTGGCTTCGCTGACCTGCGGTGAATTCAGATTGTTGGCTGCTGGCTGTTTTTGCGCTGCAGGTTGTTTCTGTTGCCAGCTGCGATAGGCGTTAAAGGCCAGTCCGCCCAGCACTGCGGCACCGCCATAGGTGGCCGCTTTGCCAGCAAATTTTCTTGCGGACTTGTTGCCCACCAGCAGTGCCATCGCGCCGCCTGCAACGGCACCGCCGGCCAAGCCGCCCGGCAATTTGCTGGTTAGCGAGCTAAGCACGCTCTGACTTTGATTGCTGTTACTGGTCGCTGCGCTGCTTGCCGGAGCGGCTGAGCCGCTACCCATAAACTGATTTAGTAGATTTTGAATATTCATGAGCTGATTCCCCTTTTCGTCCCGCTGTTAGTCATCACCGTTGAAAAAACCGAGTAACTGCAACAGGCTGGTAAACAGGTTGAAAATAGCGACAAATAATGAAGTGGTTGCCATGATGTAATTGGTTTCGCCACCTCGCATGATATTGCTGGTTTCATATAAGATCAGGCCTGACATCAGCAGTACAAACATGCCTGATACCGCCAAGGAGAGAGCCGGAATGCTAAACAGTACGGCACCTAATCCTGCGAGGAAGGCAACCAAGATACCCACCATCAGAAAGCCGCCCATAAAACTGAAATCTTTCTTCGATGTGATTGCGTAAGCTGACAACGCAACGAAAATCACCGCTGTTGAGATCATCGCTTGAGCAACAACCTGGCCACCGTTAGGTAAGCTTAAGTAGCTGCTGATGATTGGCCCCAAGGTGAGGCCCATAAAGCCTGTCAGGGCGAAAACAGAAACCAAGCCCCAGCCGCTGTTTTGACATTTATAAGTGGCGAACAGTAAGCCGAAATAGCCCACCAAGGTGATTATCAAGCCGGGGTGGGGCAGATTGAACGCCACCGATAACGCGGCCATGACGCCACTAAACAACAGCGTCATCGACAACAACATATAGGTATTGCGGATCACTTTATTACTGGCGATTATGCTTGCCGTGGTGCCGCTGGAAGTCGTTGAAATAGAAGAAGTGTTCATTGCTCTACTCCTTGTTTTGGTGCTGTGTTGAAATAGAATTCGACATCATCATTCAGCAATTTGTCTATGTAGGCTTTACTCTGTTCACTGCTTGGTGACGCGGAAAAATCTGGCGCATTTATTGCTTTTTCGCGGATCCGGGCCACTTTGCGGGTTACCGTGCGGCTTGCACGACTCGCCGCACGATCGATAGCTACCCTTATCTGTGATTGCGTGTCTTCGATCACCACTTCTGCCTTACTGTTCAGTTTTATCAGTATCTGGCAGCGCATATCAGTGCCGCCGCGGGGCCCATTGATGTCTGAGAGGCGCACCGTGATGTGGCGGATACTCTCGTATTGAGATCCCAACGCAAAGCTCAGGCGCCGACGGATGTAATCCTGGATAGGTGGTGTTAGCGGTAGATCGCGGGATTGCATATCAATTTGCATTGTGGACTCCTCAAACTATTCACCAAAGGAAGCGGGTAGATTGAAGTTAGACTTGTTTGAATGGCAGGTATAGTCGAATATAACTACTTTATAGTTCGTAAAAACCGAAGTGTTAGCCGATGCTCAACTATAAACATCTGCACTATTTCTGGGTCGCCGCGAAGCAGGGCGGCGTCGTACGCGCTAGCGAACGCTTACATATTACGCCGCAAACGATCAGTGGCCAGATTCGCCTGTTGGAAGAGCACTTTGGTGGTGCTCTATTTCAGAAAGTGGGGCGCAAACTGGAGCTGACTGATGTTGGGCGAATGGTATTGAGTTATGCGGACGAGATATTTTCCCTTGGCGATGAGCTTGAAGACGCGATGCGGTCTAACTCATTTAAACGGCCCCAACCGTTGCGAGTAGGGGTGGCCGATGTTGTGCCTAAATCAATTGCTTATCGTTTGTTGGCACCTGCATTACAGCTTGCAGATCCGATCCGTATGATCTGCAAAGAGAATAGTCTGAGCGACCTGTTAGCCGAATTAGCATTGCATCGTTTGGATATCGTCATTGCTGACGCACCAGTACCTGCAGGCATCGGGATCCGAGGTTTCAATCATGCTTTGGGAGAGTGTGGGTTAAGCTTCGTTGCGGTGCCCAAGTTGGCCAGTGAATTGCGGAATAATTTTCCCAGTAGCTTAAACGGTGCACCGTTGCTGATCCCCAGCGAGATCAGCGTGACCCATATGCGCCTGCAGCAGTGGTTTGACAAACAACATATCTACCCGAATGTTGTGGGTGAGTTTGATGACAGTGCATTAATGAAAGCCTTTGGTCAGGCGGGTGTCGGTGTCTTCGTTGTGCCGACCGCCATTGCCAACGAAATCATCGCTCAATATGGCGTTGAGCTGGTCGGCGCTACTGACGAAATAAGCGAACAGTTCTTTGCTATTTCGACAGAGCGACGGCTATCTAATCCTGCAGTGATAGCCATTACTGAGACCGCGCGCGAGTGGTTAGATTGAAGTGACGGATATGCCACAGGGCGTGGTGAAGGAGCAGTGTTAGCTCAGTTCTGCCTATACTCTTATTAAGCTGACTGGAAGTTATCGGACAGAAAAACAGTCATAACAGCGGCAAGCGATATGGCTAGCCAGCTCAGTCTTTGTTGCAGGAGCACGGGTGATTTACAACGAGTGTACGACGCAAGCTCCGCGCTTTTACTGTGACGCCATGCTCGGCGGCACAGCGCGTTGGTTACGTCTGTTAGGCTTTGATACCCGATTTCATCCCTCTATTGACGACAAGGTACTGGCACAACATGCCAACCTAGAGCAGCGTATCCTGCTGACCCGCGATAAACGGCTGCCTGATGAACAACGGCCGGATCGGGTTTACCTGGTGCTGGGTAACAAAGTGGATGAGCAGATGCGGGAACTGGTCACGCGTTTTCATCTCAATCTCACCGCCACACCGTTTAGTCGCTGTAGTTGTTGTAATCAACGCCTGCGCCCCTGTTCGCCAGAGGAGATGAAGTTGAAACTGCCGGCAGATATGACGTCGCCACCACAAGCCGGTTTTATCTGCCCCGCTTGTGGTCGCTGTTATTGGATGGGCAGCCATGTGGCACGTATTCGCCAGCGTATGGCGGGTTTTAGTGACGCATTTGCTATGGAGAGCTAAGGACGCTACTTATTGCACACAAATACTATTCCAATAAGGTAGCATTACTTCAGCCACGTATATCGGTGCAGATATTGAAGTGATAGAGGAATAAAAATTTGCAGTTGAGACATTCGATATTGACGGAAAGAAGTTAGTTCTCTACGCTTCTTGAGCGGTAATTGAGCAAGGATGCTGACATGACTTTCTCCTATCTAATCTGGTTTCGTCTGCTTTTCACTTCTTTGCCATAATTGTTTTTTAGCTATAAATATTAACTAAGGAAAGTCGATATGATTACGTTGGAAGAAATCATCGTTAGGCGAGGAGATATTGAAAAAATATATCGTTCTGAGCGGCCCCTTACGCTTTGGCGCGGCTTACATAACTCGGAAGTAAACTCTAAATCGAATCCCTTATATCCAGATTTTTATCGTAAAACTTTGCCTAATGGTGA
This genomic window from Corallincola holothuriorum contains:
- a CDS encoding HPF/RaiA family ribosome-associated protein, with the protein product MQIDMQSRDLPLTPPIQDYIRRRLSFALGSQYESIRHITVRLSDINGPRGGTDMRCQILIKLNSKAEVVIEDTQSQIRVAIDRAASRASRTVTRKVARIREKAINAPDFSASPSSEQSKAYIDKLLNDDVEFYFNTAPKQGVEQ
- a CDS encoding tellurite resistance TerB family protein, which gives rise to MNIQNLLNQFMGSGSAAPASSAATSNSNQSQSVLSSLTSKLPGGLAGGAVAGGAMALLVGNKSARKFAGKAATYGGAAVLGGLAFNAYRSWQQKQPAAQKQPAANNLNSPQVSEASFQSAAVLTDAFQLTLVKAMISAAKADGHIDQIEQQRIYNAVEQMKLDPDVKALIFDAMAHPLSAEQLAEGIVSIEQKSELYLVSCFAIDIDSLEEQVYLDRLAFALSLPTDLSQQLQAQAQNALADAA
- a CDS encoding Bax inhibitor-1/YccA family protein, with translation MNTSSISTTSSGTTASIIASNKVIRNTYMLLSMTLLFSGVMAALSVAFNLPHPGLIITLVGYFGLLFATYKCQNSGWGLVSVFALTGFMGLTLGPIISSYLSLPNGGQVVAQAMISTAVIFVALSAYAITSKKDFSFMGGFLMVGILVAFLAGLGAVLFSIPALSLAVSGMFVLLMSGLILYETSNIMRGGETNYIMATTSLFVAIFNLFTSLLQLLGFFNGDD
- the nhaR gene encoding transcriptional activator NhaR — translated: MLNYKHLHYFWVAAKQGGVVRASERLHITPQTISGQIRLLEEHFGGALFQKVGRKLELTDVGRMVLSYADEIFSLGDELEDAMRSNSFKRPQPLRVGVADVVPKSIAYRLLAPALQLADPIRMICKENSLSDLLAELALHRLDIVIADAPVPAGIGIRGFNHALGECGLSFVAVPKLASELRNNFPSSLNGAPLLIPSEISVTHMRLQQWFDKQHIYPNVVGEFDDSALMKAFGQAGVGVFVVPTAIANEIIAQYGVELVGATDEISEQFFAISTERRLSNPAVIAITETAREWLD
- a CDS encoding Mut7-C RNAse domain-containing protein; translated protein: MIYNECTTQAPRFYCDAMLGGTARWLRLLGFDTRFHPSIDDKVLAQHANLEQRILLTRDKRLPDEQRPDRVYLVLGNKVDEQMRELVTRFHLNLTATPFSRCSCCNQRLRPCSPEEMKLKLPADMTSPPQAGFICPACGRCYWMGSHVARIRQRMAGFSDAFAMES